In Pithys albifrons albifrons isolate INPA30051 chromosome 16, PitAlb_v1, whole genome shotgun sequence, a genomic segment contains:
- the USP42 gene encoding ubiquitin carboxyl-terminal hydrolase 42 — protein sequence MTIVNKPKSSKSKKSSPRRSDTSMKPRTKKMTSRTASLGRVPPTEDPNKVSVDKGPGGHIYCRSSQKSKPFAQRDLIVNDGIAPPQRILFPPEKICMDWQQTQSVGVGLQNLGNTCFLNSTLQCLTYTPPLANYMLSLEHTKSCHVEGFCMMCTMESHINQVLCCSNNAIKPTSVINGLKRIGKHFHFGSQEDAHEFLCFTVDALQKACLNGSTKLDRSSQATTLIYQIFGGYLRSRVKCLNCKAVSDTYEPFLDVTLDIKAVTSVTRALEQFVKPEQLDGENSYKCSKCKKMVPASKRYTIHRSSNVLTISLKRFANFTGGKINKDVKYPEYLDLRAYMSQSIGEPLIYALYAVLVHSGFNCNAGHYLCFIKAGNGLWYRMNDASVELSDIKTVLNQQAYVLFYIRRYDLTLGERAFFLPAPSYPRPFLGQRGASSKQPSFMGPRLPPHMIKSSSRLNGNGPLKEDPSAVGVAVKRPSSAPPTACVQNWAISRPSMTDPSKNQKITISIHNKLPARPAVSQLECPSAAGDNEDLSKPVPSSTITNSLAAEPTSNLSSTAVPTSVSKQEVPDDIFVEPAVNGNPKLGSENMVPYGAESSGKSEESKGLFKRNCNMISSNGILLGKVVRTLHNSHSSCQNVEERSQHELPKMDSLNGAISLDNEYKENGLKLDDSTCQVQPVKTSEMFFSKANGVLETVPKALSPDPQGILESLTYSQLNSLAEEKSISGPQKSSENDGLMETVVMEALFAYEESRKVPSNFSCEVEKLFTQPDSETIFTKEEVAESIITKADNAHLNINGQHKVRKKSLDTEDEFLGQRESEDIRDKDKPRRSKEPELISKEIPLYIKGSPESKEKLGQTSSVKPDIECSSKKLASLDIIDKCQDTKDISNNYVEVPPVNDSSIMKLDKVLESQFSRADEGLSGEICEEDKHMKKNKKKIHDSKRTDKEHYRRKRENSDTEEKERQSRSRTDEHSHRRRSSRSMETKQSRHKQDYCSESKYRPSHSERSSPGNGRSSGKHSRYRSRSRERTEQDRNRYYYSKGERVWIRERYYQDEPRRWEKCRYYNDYYSSHGTRDGRERKSSHCDKDYDKLSQAYSRSHKDYHCKSRWAHNSLSREEESHHFSSHRANLHHCSVPQQHPDRYSRDRHPLPPLPAHPHLEDSSWENEKLRNGKRKYSHQEESGSDLEKNCRKIDDQRTKKYKKVKKKKKSKDKHREKDYKLYDLDCSVLHFDNDNRKHKKKKKKKHDRKSKDLLEYLDPRFQKKTWEKKEESRPPDDHLCEQYRNQGSKQPSKEEKPRGAGARGTCSSVACQEYGRDVELSDESLQYSD from the exons ATGACCATAGTTAACAAGCCAAAATCCTCAAAGTCTAAAAAGTCTTCACCGAGAAGGTCTGACACATCTATGAAACCCCGTACTAAAAAAATGACGTCACGCACCGCAAGTCTGGGCCGGGTACCACCTACAGAAGATCCAAACAAAGTCTCTGTGGACAAAGGCCCTGGAGGGCATATTTATTGTAGATCATCTCAAAAATCGAAGCCTTTTGCCCAAAGAGATCTAA TTGTTAATGATGGGATTGCTCCGCCACAAAGAATTCTGTTTCCACCTGAGAAGATCTGTATGGATTGGCAGCAGACCCAGAGTGTTGGAGTTGGGCTGCAGAACCTCGGCAACACGTGTTTCCTTAACTCCACCCTCCAGTGTTTGACCTACACGCCTCCTCTTGCCAATTACATGCTGTCCCTTGAGCACACCAAGTCAT gTCATGTAGAAGGATTCTGTATGATGTGCACAATGGAAAGTCACATCAACCAGGTCCTGTGTTGCTCTAATAATGCCATCAAACCTACATCTGTTATCAATGGCCTTAAAA GAAtaggaaaacatttccattttggCAGTCAAGAGGATGCACATGAATTCTTATGCTTCACTGTTGATGCTTTACAGAAAGCTTGCTTGAATGGAAGCACCAA ATTGGACAGATCCTCTCAAGCCACCACGCTTATTTATCAAATATTTGGAGGATATCTAAGATCCCGAG TGAAGTGCTTGAACTGCAAAGCTGTGTCAGATACGTACGAGCCGTTCCTCGACGTCACCTTGGACATAAAG GCAGTTACATCTGTCACCAGAGCTCTGGAACAATTCGTGAAACCAGAACAGCTGGATGGTGAAAATAGCTATAAATGTAGCAA GTGTAAAAAGATGGTTCCAGCATCAAAGAGGTACACGATACATCGCTCTTCCAATGTCCTCACGATATCCCTGAAAAGATTTGCAAATTTTACAGGTGGAAAGATCAACAAG GATGTAAAATACCCTGAATATTTGGATCTTCGAGCATATATGTCCCAATCCATTGGAGAACCACTCATCTATGCTTTATATGCAGTTCTTGTACATAGTGGCTTCAACTGTAATGCTGGGCACTATCTCTGCTTCATAAAG GCTGGTAATGGACTTTGGTATCGAATGAATGATGCCTCAGTAGAACTTTCTGATATCAAAACAGTTCTCAATCAGCAAGCTTATGTACTATTTTATATCAG GCGCTACGACCTGACTCTGGGGGAACGCGCCTTCTTCCTGCCGGCGCCGTCGTACCCGCGCCCCTTCCTGGGCCAGCGCGGGGCCAGCAGCAAACAGCCCAGCTTCATGGGGCCCAGGCTGCCCCCACACATGATCAAG AGTTCGAGTCGTTTGAATGGAAATGGACCCTTAAAAGAGGATCCCAGTGCAGTTGGTGTGGCTGTCAAAAGGCCTTCGTCAGCTCCACCAACAGCCTGTGTTCAAAACTGGGCCATTTCCAGGCCTTCAATGACAGACCCCTCAAAAAACCAGAAGATCACTATCAGTATTCACAACAAGCTGCCTGCACgtccagctgtgtcccagctcgAGTGTCCGAGCGCTGCTGGGGACAATGAGGACCTGAGCAAGCCTGTGCCCTCCTCCACAATCACAAACTCCTTGGCAGCAGAGCCTACCTCAAACCTCTCCTCCACAGCAGTTCCCACCAGTGTCTCCAAGCAGGAAGTTCCTGATGACATTTTTGTTGAGCCGGCAGTGAATGGAAACCCCAAACTGGGCTCTGAGAACATGGTCCCTTACGGTGCAGAATCTTCAGGGAAGTCTGAGGAGTCAAAGGGCTTGTTTAAAAGGAATTGCAACATGATATCTTCCAATGGAATTCTGCTTGGGAAGGTGGTCCGTACGTTGCATAATTCCCATTCATCTTGTCAGAATGTTGAAGAGAGATCCCAGCATGAGCTGCCAAAAATGGATTCCCTAAATGGTGCTATTAGTTTAGATAATGAGTATAAAGAAAATGGACTGAAACTTGACGATTCCACTTGCCAAGTCCAACCTGTGAAAACTTCCGAGATGTTCTTCTCCAAAGCAAATGGAGTGCTGGAAACG GTGCCTAAAGCTTTGTCACCTGACCCTCAAGGTATCTTAGAATCTCTCACATACAGCCAGTTGAACAGCTTGgcagaggaaaaaag CATATCTGGACCTCAGAAATCTTCTGAGAATGATGGTCTTATGGAAACTGTAGTGATGGAAGCACTATTTGCCTATGAAGAATCCAggaaggttccttccaactttAGCTGTGAGGTTGAGAAACTTTTTACTCAACCAGATTCTGAAACCATTTTTACCAAAGAAGAAGTTGCTGAAAGTATTATAACAAAAGCTGATAATGCACATCTCAATATCAATGGTCAGCACAAGGTCAGGAAAAAATCCTTGGACACTGAGGATGAGTTCCTTGGGCAGCGTGAGTCTGAAGACATCAGAGACAAAGACAAACCAAGAAGATCAAAAGAACCTGAActcatttcaaaagaaattccTTTGTACATCAAAGGGTCTCCTGAGAGCAAAGAGAAATTAGGGCAAACTTCCTCTGTGAAGCCTGACATTGAATGTAGTTCTAAAAAACTTGCATCTCTAGATATTATAGATAAATGCCAAGATACAAAGGACATTTCTAACAACTATGTAGAGGTACCACCTGTTAATGACTCTTCTATTATGAAGCTGGATAAAGTATTGGAAAGTCAATTTTCTAGAGCAGATGAGGGACTGAGTGGTGAAATATGTGAAGAAGAcaaacatatgaaaaaaaataagaaaaaaatacatgacTCTAAAAGAACTGACAAAGAGCACTACcgaaggaagagagagaactCAGACactgaggagaaggagaggcaaagcagaagcagaacaGATGAACATTCCCACAGGAGGAGGAGCTCCCGCAgcatggaaacaaaacaaagtcgCCACAAGCAGGACTATTGCAGTGAGAGCAAGTACAGACCCTCCCACAGCGAAAGGAGCAGCCCAGGCAACGGCAGGAGCTCAGGGAAACACTCCCGGTACAGATCCcggagcagggaaaggacagaACAGGACAGGAATAGGTATTACTATTCCAAAGGAGAGAGGGTGTGGATTAGAGAAAGATACTACCAGGATGAACCTCGGAGGTGGGAAAAATGCAGATACTACAATGATTATTATTCCTCGCATGGAACAAGGGATGGCAGAGAGAGGAAGTCCTCTCACTGTGATAAAGACTATGACAAACTGAGCCAAGCCTACAGCAGGTCACACAAGGATTATCACTGCAAAAGCAGGTGGGCTCACAACTCCCTGTCTCGAGAGGAGGAGTCCCATCACttcagcagccacagagcaAACCTCCACCACTGTTCAGTACCTCAGCAGCATCCTGACAGGTACTCCCGGGACAGGcaccccctcccacccctgccagcACATCCACACCTGGAGGACTCTTCCTGGGAAAACGAAAAACTAAGGaatggcaaaagaaaatattcccaCCAAGAAGAAAGTGGAAGTGACCTAGAAAAGAACTGCCGAAAGATAGATGACCAAAGAACCAAAAAGTATAAGAAGgtcaagaagaaaaagaagtccAAAGATAAACATCGAGAGAAGGATTACAA ACTTTATGATTTGGATTGCTCTGTGCTCCACTTTGACAATGACAATCGCAAacataagaaaaagaagaaaaagaagcacGACAGGAAATCGAAAGACTTATTGGAATATTTAGATCCTCGtttccagaagaaaacatgggagaagaaggaagaatcCCGTCCTCCAGATGACCATTTATGTGAGCAATACAGAAACCAGGGCAGTAAACAACCCTCCAAGGAAGAGAAGCCTCGTGGTGCAGGTGCCAGAGGGACGTGCAGCTCCGTGGCGTGCCAGGAGTACGGCCGAG
- the EIF2AK1 gene encoding LOW QUALITY PROTEIN: eukaryotic translation initiation factor 2-alpha kinase 1 (The sequence of the model RefSeq protein was modified relative to this genomic sequence to represent the inferred CDS: deleted 5 bases in 3 codons), whose product MTSLRRPLASGARRRPGRRARTGGGRRGGGGGGGGSSERLRVTRGPAPPLCRSREPLEGARRPPARARGSRGARAVRGGRSAPPAGLRGEPRPHRPGRSSPRPVCPCGSCCLALSSASDHGRGPGPRSRPRGDGRAAAEGPVGCGMWRHGRAAALRALPAIEYPEEGPEPRFDESDVPAELRVANGSQKFVKFTSTIQNQLLLVSLLEHLCHMYTHNPVHSRCLFRVLREAFTRTGLLSPFAFCDEFSTVRLQHNRAITELMKAASQQILNGELDSREPHAIGEREVHFEAQTSRYLNEFDEVARLGKGGYGKVYKVRNKLDGQFYAIKKIQIKKATRRDCMKVLREVKVLAGLQHHNIVGYHTAWMEQVQTVHPKAGKTIMELLPLSLEQESSNDHCQIQSVESGSSIIFADLTSQDKKSCDSLRNLGGESVQNMDEKNGFTDSNAKEKLKPNKCEFSIELPEDSVSNVRSVSTDVENESAQEPHSSLDQDGSTESKSCTEECSRNDVALCGEFGVEYHLMLYIQMQLCELSLWDWIVDRNKRCNNRTEEQSSPYELVDVSWTMKIFQELVEGVCYIHSMGVMHRDIKPRNIFLHGSDHQVKIGDFGLACKDLLWDDAEQWVHTERVNGLTHTSGVGTCLYASPEQLQGSHYDFKSDMYSMGVILLELFQPFGTEMERMEVLTHLRNGQIPHTFYKQWPTQAKYVKLLTSQSSTERPTAAQLRDSELFHTTEHVISNLQQKVRQQEEEIEKLRERIRLLSEEQGENMRLGSPV is encoded by the exons ATGACGTCCCTCCGCCGGCCTCTTGCATCCGGGGCCCGGCGCCGGCCGGGCAGGCGGGCG CGGACGGGcggggggaggagaggaggcggcggcggcggcggggggagcAGCGAGCGCCTCCGGGTCACACGGGGACCGGCACCGCCCCTGTGCCGCAGCCGGGAGCCGCTAGAGGGGGCTCGGCGACCCCCGGCCCGGGCGCGGGGCTCCCGCGGGGCGCGGGCGGTGCGGGGAGGGCGCTCCGCTCCCCCCGCCGGCCTTCGGGGCGAGCCCCGGCCCCACCGCCCCGGG CGCAGTTCGCCGCGGCCGGTTTGTCCTTGCGGTTCGTGCTGTCTCGCTCTGAGCTCGGCGAGCGACCATGGACGGGGGCCCGGCCCT CGGAGCCGCCCCCGGGGGGACGGGCGAGCCGCGGCCGAGGGGCCCGTGGGGTGCGGGATGTGGCGGCATGGGAGGGCCGCGGCTCTGCGGGCACTGCCCGCCATCGAGTACCCCGAGGAGGGCCCGGAGCCGCGTTTCGACG AGTCCGATGTGCCGGCCGAGCTGCGAGTTGCAAATGGGTCGCAAAAGTTCGTGAAGTTCACGTCGACCATCCAAAACCAGCTGCTGCTCGTGTCGCTGCTGGAGCACCTGTGCCACATGTACACGCACAACCCCGTGCACTCCAGGTGTCTGTTCCGAG TGCTTCGAGAGGCTTTCACAAGAACAGGGCTGCTCTCCCCGTTTGCCTTCTGTGATGAATTTAGTACTGTAAGGCTGCAGCACAACAGAGCCATTACTGAGCTGATGAAAGCAGCCAGTCAACAAATACTTAACGGG GAACTTGATAGCAGAGAGCCTCATGCAATTGG GGAACGAGAAGTTCACTTTGAAGCACAGACTTCACGATACTTGAATGAATTTGATGAGGTTGCAAGGTTAGGAAAAGGAGGATATGGCAAAGTATACAAG GTCAGAAACAAGTTAGATGGTCAGTTCtatgctattaaaaaaatccaaattaagAAGGCTACAAGAAGAGATTGCATGAAG GTGCTACGGGAGGTGAAAGTGCTGGCGGGGCTGCAGCATCACAATATTGTTGGCTATCACACTGCTTGGATGGAACAAGTTCAGACAGTACATCCAAA agCAGGTAAAACAATAATGGAGTTGCTGCCATTATCTTTGGAGCAAGAGAGTAGCAA TGATCACTGTCAGATTCAGAGTGTGGAAAGTGGCAGTTCAATTATCTTTGCTGATCTGACCTCTCAAGACAAGAAGTCCTGTGACAGTCTCAGAAATCTGGGTGGTGAATCAGTGCAAAACATGGATGAAAAGAATGGTTTTACAGACAGCAATGCTAAAGAGAAGTTGAAACCaaataaatgtgaattttcCATTGAATTACCAGAGGACTCTGTAAGTAATGTTAGGAGTGTATCTACTGATGTGGAAAATGAGTCAGCACAGGAACCTCATTCCAGTCTGGACCAAGATGGTAGCACGGAAAGCAAGTCCTGCACTGAGGAATGCTCCAGGAATGATGTAGCTCTCTGTGGAGAGTTTGGG GTGGAGTATCATTTGATGCTTTACATACAAATGCAGTTGTGTGAACTGTCCTTGTGGGATTGGATTGTTGACCGTAATAAGAGATGCAACAACAGAACAGAGGAACAGTCCA GTCCATACGAGCTTGTGGATGTCTCCTGGACAATGAAGATTTTTCAGGAGTTGGTAGAAGGAGTTTGCTACATCCACAGCATGGGAGTGATGCATCGAGACATTAAA CCCAGAAATATCTTTCTACATGGATCAGATCATCAGGTAAAAATAGGTGACTTCGGATTAGCCTGCAAAGACCTTCTTTGGGATGATGCAGAGCAGTGGGTTCACACAGAAAGGGTAAAtg GACTGACACACACTTCAGGAGTGGGGACTTGCCTCTATGCCTCACCAGAACAACTCCAGGGATCTCACTATGATTTCAAG TCAGACATGTACAGCATGGGTGTTATCCTGCTAGAACTCTTCCAGCCCTTTggaacagaaatggaaagaatgGAAGTTCTTACACATTTGAGGAATGGCCAAATTCCTCATACTTTTTACAAGCAATGGCCTACTCAAGCCAAGTATGTGAAACTCCTCACCAGTCAGAGTTCCACAGAGAGACCAACTGCTGCTCAGCTTCGGGATAGTGAGCTGTTCCACACCACAGAACAT GTTATTTCTAACCTACAACAGAAGGTGCGGCAGCAAGAGGAAGAAATagagaagctgagggagagaATAAGACTGCTCTCTGAAGAGCAAGGGGAAAATATGAGACTGGGCTCTCCTGTTTGA